The proteins below come from a single Aegilops tauschii subsp. strangulata cultivar AL8/78 chromosome 6, Aet v6.0, whole genome shotgun sequence genomic window:
- the LOC109766335 gene encoding calnexin homolog has product MTTGGRAVLLLPLLVVSALFAQIRASDPLFHESFDEGFEGSWVVSGKEEYSGVWKHEKSDGHEDYGLLVSEPARKYAIVKELDSPVTLKDGTVVLQFEVRLQNGLECGGAYLKYIRPQEAGWDAKEFDNDTPYTIMFGPDKCGSTNKVHFILKHKNPKTGKYVEHHLKSPPSVPYDKLSHVYTAILKPDNEVRILVDGEEKSKANFLSADDFEPALIPSKTIPDPDDKKPEDWDERAKIPDPAAVKPDDWDEDAPTEILDEEATKPEGWLDDEPEEVDDPEAAKPEDWDDEEDGEWEAPKIDNPKCEEAPGCGEWKRPMKQNPAYKGKWHAPMIDNPNYKGIWKPQEIPNPEYFELDKPDFDPIAAIGIEIWTMQDGILFDNILIADDEKVATAILEKTWKPKFDVEKEKQKAEEAAAADSEDLSEFQKKIFSVLYKIADIPFLEPYKIKIIDIIEKGEKQPNITISILASVAVILVTVLFRTIFGGKKPVAPVKPVAEVKKPSATEADAAGSSGDKEEKEDDTTVPRRRSRRET; this is encoded by the exons ATGACGACGGGAGGGCGCGCGGTGCTCCTGCTGCCGCTGCTGGTGGTCTCGGCGCTGTTCGCCCAGATCCGCGCGTCGGATCCG CTGTTCCACGAGTCCTTCGACGAGGGCTTCGAGGGGAGCTGGGTCGTCTCCGGCAAGGAAGAGTACTCAG GTGTATGGAAGCACGAGAAGAGTGATGGGCATGAAGACTATGGTCTCCTTGTTAGTGAGCCAGCCAGGAAATATGCCATAGTCAAAGAGCTTGATAGCCCTGTTACTTTGAAGGATGGCACAGTTGTTCTGCAGTTCGAAGTGAGGCTTCAGAATGGCCTCGAGTGTGGAGGTGCTTATCTTAAGTACATTCGCCCTCAGGAGGCTGGATGGGATGCCAAGGAATTTGACAATGACACTCCTTACACAATTATGTTTGGTCCTGACAAGTGTGGTTCAACGAACAAGGTTCACTTCATCCTGAAGCACAAGAACCCCAAGACTGGCAAATATGTTGAACATCACCTCAAGTCCCCACCCTCTGTCCCATATGACAAGCTCTCTCATGTCTACACTGCTATCTTGAAGCCGGATAACGAGGTCAGAATTTTGGTTGATGGGGAGGAGAAGAGCAAAGCAAACTTCCTTTCCGCTGATGATTTTGAGCCAGCACTTATTCCATCAAAGACTATTCCTGACCCTGACGACAAGAAGCCAGAGGACTGGGACGAGAGAGCTAAAATCCCTGACCCAGCTGCAGTGAAGCCTGATGACTGGGATGAGGATGCCCCAACAGAAATTCTGGATGAGGAGGCCACCAAGCCAGAAGGATGGTTGGATGATGAGCCTGAGGAAGTTGATGACCCAGAGGCTGCTAAGCCCGAAGACTGGGATGATGAGGAGGATGGCGAATGGGAGGCACCGAAGATCGACAACCCCAAGTGTGAAGAGGCACCTGGATGTGGTGAATGGAAGAGGCCAATGAAGCAGAACCCTGCCTACAAGGGCAAGTGGCATGCACCCATGATTGACAACCCCAACTACAAGGGAATCTGGAAGCCCCAAGAAATCCCCAACCCTGAATACTTTGAGCTTGACAAGCCTGACTTTGATCCGATTGCCGCTATTGGAATTGAGATCTGGACAATGCAGGATGGCATCCTTTTTGACAACATTCTTATCGCCGATGATGAGAAGGTAGCCACCGCCATCTTGGAGAAGACATGGAAACCCAAGTTTGATGTTGAGAAGGAAAAGCAGAAGGCTGAGGAGGCTGCAGCAGCCGATTCAGAAGACCTTTCTGAGTTCCAG AAGAAGATCTTCAGTGTTTTGTACAAAATCGCCGACATTCCATTCTTGGAACCTTACAAGATAAAGATCATT GATATTATTGAGAAGGGAGAGAAGCAGCCCAACATTACAATTTCGATCTTGGCCTCAGTCGCTGTCATCCTTGTGACTGTACTCTTCAGAACCATTTTCGGTGGCAAGAAGCCAGTG GCACCTGTGAAGCCCGTTGCCGAGGTCAAGAAGCCCAGTGCCACGGAAGCCGATGCTGCTGGAAGCAGCGGCGACAAGGAGGAGAAAGAGGATGACACGACGGTGCCACGCAGAAGGTCGCGAAGGGAGACATAG